Proteins encoded within one genomic window of Flavobacteriales bacterium:
- a CDS encoding thioredoxin family protein, with protein MKNIFIICSFLFCVTSISAQEKNDGWFINFDEAAELSMKTNKPILANFTGSDWCGWCIKLKREVFDTPSFKTWAKENVVLLELDYPRRTKQSEEIKKQNRELQQFFKVRGYPTLHMFSVGIADGKTQITALGKTGYIAGGPTPWIANANKMLTTKK; from the coding sequence ATGAAAAATATATTTATTATTTGCAGTTTTTTATTCTGCGTAACTTCTATTTCTGCACAAGAAAAAAACGATGGGTGGTTTATTAACTTTGATGAAGCCGCTGAATTATCTATGAAAACTAACAAGCCAATTTTAGCTAACTTTACTGGAAGCGATTGGTGTGGCTGGTGCATTAAACTAAAACGTGAAGTATTTGATACGCCTTCTTTTAAAACGTGGGCAAAAGAAAATGTAGTTTTACTTGAGCTTGATTACCCTAGAAGAACTAAACAGTCTGAAGAAATAAAAAAGCAAAATAGAGAACTTCAACAATTCTTTAAAGTTAGAGGTTACCCTACCCTACACATGTTCTCAGTAGGTATTGCTGACGGGAAAACTCAAATCACTGCTCTAGGAAAGACAGGCTATATCGCAGGTGGACCAACTCCTTGGATCGCCAATGCAAACAAAATGTTAACAACTAAAAAATGA
- a CDS encoding thioredoxin fold domain-containing protein: MKQIITTLLVIILPFAVISCNENESKPKKKKTNLQEVIKANNLYSSINWISLEELEKRVQKEPRKVIFLFTKKGCPYCKEMKETTLVDSDVIKMINDNYYAVLLDGKTKEPITFKGVTYVNDASIEEDPKSTWRHNLFAELVEPYKGGYYWPTTVILDSKLEKIRSFPGLQKPAQFKRLLMNFNKK, translated from the coding sequence ATGAAACAAATAATTACCACTTTACTGGTCATCATCTTGCCATTTGCTGTAATTTCTTGTAACGAAAACGAAAGCAAACCAAAAAAGAAAAAGACCAACCTTCAAGAAGTTATAAAAGCAAATAATCTTTATTCTTCAATTAACTGGATTTCTTTAGAAGAACTTGAGAAAAGAGTACAGAAAGAACCTCGAAAAGTCATTTTCTTATTCACTAAAAAAGGATGTCCTTACTGTAAAGAAATGAAGGAAACCACTTTAGTAGATTCGGACGTGATTAAAATGATTAACGATAATTATTATGCCGTATTACTAGATGGTAAAACCAAAGAACCCATTACGTTCAAAGGTGTAACATATGTTAATGATGCTTCAATTGAAGAAGACCCTAAATCAACATGGAGACACAATCTTTTTGCTGAATTGGTAGAACCATATAAAGGAGGGTATTACTGGCCGACTACTGTTATTCTTGATTCAAAACTGGAAAAGATTAGAAGCTTTCCTGGACTTCAAAAGCCTGCTCAATTCAAAAGGCTATTGATGAATTTCAATAAGAAATAA
- a CDS encoding peptide MFS transporter — translation MSQQNQEIFGHPRGLFYLFFAELWERFSYYGMRALLTLYMVNEFFTYITDEAYREEVSFGIFAAYGSLVYATPVLGGMIADKFIGFKKSIMLGGILMALGHFFMAFYFDSDVLGMNVTSVNNFFFYAALALLIVGNGFFKPNISTMVGRLYPEGDSRRDSGFTIFYMGINAGAFLAPLACGWLGYEYGWHAGFGAAGIGMLAGLVVFMRGMSAGVFGDNGEQPKEYQEKKMYGLRTDYFFYVVALLMVPISAFLVKNNALEVLEGLQLHSSILTVLGVIILGIIIKKMMELSRMEVFRLVSVLVLTLLITVFWSFFELAGTAITLFAERNVNLTLLNASQTNAINPGYIIFLAIPFSLMWVYLSKTQRNPITPVKFALGILQLGLGFIVFAMSAQYMDADGRTPFMFLMIGYLLLTTGELFISPIGLSKVTELSPKSMTAFMMGVYFLSSSYAHYISGGIAKLTTSNEAGIAPEPGFMTTMIEKVTGFSGGFTESSIEGVQSLLSYTSVFTQVGVVAIGMAILSFIISPILKKWMHGVH, via the coding sequence ATGAGTCAACAAAATCAAGAAATTTTCGGACATCCAAGAGGTTTATTTTATCTCTTCTTTGCAGAACTATGGGAACGATTCTCATACTATGGAATGCGTGCACTTCTCACCCTATACATGGTAAATGAGTTTTTCACATATATTACCGATGAAGCTTACAGAGAAGAAGTTTCTTTTGGAATTTTTGCCGCTTACGGCTCATTAGTCTATGCTACTCCAGTATTGGGCGGTATGATTGCCGATAAATTTATCGGTTTTAAAAAGTCCATAATGCTTGGCGGGATACTTATGGCACTAGGTCATTTCTTTATGGCATTTTATTTTGATTCAGATGTTTTAGGAATGAATGTTACAAGTGTAAATAATTTCTTTTTCTACGCTGCTCTTGCCTTACTGATTGTTGGTAATGGATTCTTTAAACCAAACATCTCTACTATGGTTGGACGATTATACCCTGAAGGTGATTCTAGAAGAGATTCAGGCTTTACCATTTTTTATATGGGCATTAATGCTGGTGCTTTTCTAGCTCCATTAGCTTGTGGTTGGTTAGGTTACGAATACGGATGGCACGCAGGCTTTGGCGCAGCTGGTATAGGTATGTTAGCTGGACTTGTTGTCTTCATGCGTGGTATGAGTGCTGGAGTCTTTGGAGATAATGGAGAACAACCAAAAGAATATCAAGAAAAGAAAATGTATGGACTAAGAACTGACTACTTCTTCTATGTAGTAGCCTTGTTAATGGTTCCTATTTCAGCTTTCCTAGTAAAGAACAATGCTCTTGAAGTATTAGAAGGTCTACAATTACACTCTTCTATTTTAACAGTGCTTGGAGTCATTATTTTAGGAATTATCATCAAAAAAATGATGGAGCTTTCAAGAATGGAAGTATTTAGATTAGTAAGTGTATTAGTACTCACATTACTTATAACCGTTTTCTGGTCATTCTTCGAATTGGCTGGTACTGCAATTACTTTATTTGCTGAAAGAAATGTTAATCTTACTCTTCTTAATGCATCGCAGACAAACGCTATCAACCCTGGATATATAATCTTCTTGGCAATTCCATTCTCTTTAATGTGGGTATACTTATCAAAAACACAACGTAACCCCATAACGCCAGTAAAGTTTGCCTTGGGAATATTACAATTAGGTCTTGGGTTTATTGTATTCGCAATGAGTGCTCAGTATATGGATGCTGATGGTCGTACGCCATTTATGTTCTTAATGATTGGTTATTTGCTATTAACTACGGGTGAATTATTTATTTCACCAATTGGTTTATCAAAAGTAACTGAGCTTTCACCAAAAAGCATGACTGCATTTATGATGGGAGTTTATTTCCTTTCATCTTCATATGCACACTATATTTCAGGTGGTATAGCAAAACTTACTACTAGCAACGAAGCAGGAATTGCTCCAGAACCTGGGTTTATGACGACAATGATAGAAAAAGTTACAGGCTTTTCTGGTGGCTTCACAGAATCTAGTATCGAAGGAGTTCAGTCATTATTAAGTTATACTTCTGTTTTCACTCAAGTTGGAGTTGTGGCAATAGGAATGGCAATTTTATCGTTTATAATATCACCAATACTCAAAAAATGGATGCACGGCGTTCACTAA